The Methanosphaera sp. BMS genome contains a region encoding:
- a CDS encoding transposase: MNITPSGIYCYDEQYVFINKNLYLRLTIIDYKNKLIIADELISKEAFDDQTLENFFKEHLEKLPLKVIITDGRKGYKTIIEAVGAIQHRCFFHIMQNLMTPLQKHKNKIERRIKTLNQKIEDKTEKIKEIQNNKKKYIGPIPQSDKKTRRQHNQIKKLEQDIKKHHKEIKEKTKELKEINYNQERIQKIWDSKTIKQAQRRYNTLYNQKKLLKPHNSKIPRQHQTRLRCKS, encoded by the coding sequence ATGAACATAACACCATCAGGAATATACTGTTATGACGAACAATACGTTTTCATCAATAAAAACTTATATCTACGATTAACCATCATTGATTATAAAAATAAACTCATAATTGCTGATGAATTAATAAGTAAAGAAGCATTCGATGATCAAACACTAGAAAACTTCTTTAAAGAACATTTAGAAAAATTACCATTAAAGGTTATAATAACTGATGGTAGAAAAGGATATAAAACAATAATAGAAGCAGTTGGAGCAATACAACACAGATGCTTCTTCCACATAATGCAAAACCTCATGACACCACTACAAAAACACAAAAACAAAATAGAACGAAGAATAAAAACATTAAACCAAAAAATCGAAGACAAAACAGAAAAAATAAAAGAAATACAAAACAACAAAAAGAAATACATCGGACCCATACCCCAAAGTGATAAAAAAACAAGAAGACAACACAATCAAATAAAAAAACTAGAACAAGATATTAAAAAGCACCACAAAGAAATCAAAGAAAAAACAAAAGAACTAAAAGAAATAAACTATAATCAAGAAAGAATACAAAAAATATGGGATTCAAAAACAATAAAACAAGCCCAACGCAGATACAACACATTATACAATCAAAAAAAACTACTTAAACCCCATAATAGCAAAATTCCTAGACAACATCAAACCAGACTTAGATGTAAATCCTAA